One segment of Capnocytophaga sp. oral taxon 878 DNA contains the following:
- a CDS encoding F0F1 ATP synthase subunit epsilon yields MIVEILTPEALLYKGEVTSVSVPGAKGPFVILEHHAPIISMLTAGEVKLFQGKKELQSITIKGGTLECNHNKTVILAD; encoded by the coding sequence ATGATAGTAGAAATCCTTACTCCTGAAGCCCTATTGTACAAAGGCGAAGTAACCTCGGTAAGTGTACCAGGTGCCAAAGGCCCCTTTGTAATATTAGAGCACCACGCCCCTATAATCTCAATGCTTACAGCCGGCGAGGTAAAACTTTTTCAAGGCAAAAAAGAACTGCAAAGTATTACTATCAAAGGAGGCACCCTGGAGTGCAACCATAACAAAACAGTAATACTAGCCGATTAA